The sequence below is a genomic window from Polaribacter vadi.
TGGAAAACGGAACATTCTCTACCTATGCAACTTCCGTTTTAAAAGCTGGTGATGAAATTGAAATTACAGCTCCTGGAGGACGCTTTTTATTAAATGCAGAACCTAACAATAACTACATAGGTTTTGCTGCTGGTTCTGGAATAACACCAATTTTATCGATGATAAAAACAGTTTTAGAAACTGAACCAACAACTAATTTTAGTTTGGTTTATGGAAATAAAACTGCTGCAGATACTATTTTTTATGAAGAATTAAATGCGCTAAAAGAATCTTTTCCTAATCGATTTAAGTTGCATTATATATTTAGCAGAGAGGAAGTTAAAAACCAATTAAGAGGTAGAATCGATAAAAGTGTTACGAATTACTTTGTAAAAAACATGTACAAAGAAACTACTTTTGATGCTGCTTTTTTATGTGGCCCAGAAGAAATGATACACGAAGTTTCTACCACTTTAAAAAGCAATAATATTGCTAAAGAAAATATTCATTTTGAGCTTTTTACAGTTTCTGTTGATGAAGAAGCTTTAGCAGAAGTAAAAGAAGGAACTACTCAAATAACAGTAATG
It includes:
- a CDS encoding ferredoxin--NADP reductase, whose translation is MADFHKVHIKEITQETANAVSVLFDIPENLKEDFNFTAGQYITLQTIINGEEIRRAYSICSTPKSGDIRVAIKAVENGTFSTYATSVLKAGDEIEITAPGGRFLLNAEPNNNYIGFAAGSGITPILSMIKTVLETEPTTNFSLVYGNKTAADTIFYEELNALKESFPNRFKLHYIFSREEVKNQLRGRIDKSVTNYFVKNMYKETTFDAAFLCGPEEMIHEVSTTLKSNNIAKENIHFELFTVSVDEEALAEVKEGTTQITVMLDDEETTFTMQQTDDILAATLRNQLDPPYSCQGGVCSSCLAKVTEGKAVMVKNSILTDSEVEEGLILTCQAHPTTAKISIDFDDV